ATGGATGTGAACGATCCGGTTTTCCGTGAAGCCGAATTGCCTGACCTTCCGGCGCTTCCGTTTCGTGCGAAACCGAAAACCTTGTTTGCGATCTCTCGTGTTCTTTGGTTTCTTGGTCGGCGCAAAAATTGCGAAAGCCGCGACCGGTTCTTTGCACGTGTCGACCGCGCTGCAAAGCTGATGATCAGGGCCACCGGCGAAAATCCTTGTGTCGCGCTCATTGGTCATGGTGTTCTGAACCATTTTATGTCCCGCGCTTTGCGCAAACATAATTTCCGCTCGGACAAGCCTCTATCCCGAAGCTATGGTCACTATACCTTATTTGCCAGCGTCTAGCTGCGTATGTTGCACCGATACCCCGCTTTGTGCCGCAGTGCGAAAAAACCTATCCCAAGGCATCTTCGCTCTGCTATGTCTAAAAGAAAATAATACCGTAGCGAGCAGGTTCTAATGACAAGCATTCCCCTGATGGACGCGGATATCCGCGCCAAGATTATTTCCGATCCTGAAGCATTGCTTGAGGACAAAGACATCATGAGCGCCCTCGTGGCCGCAAACGAACAGACCATGGGCGGCAATATTGTCGATCTGCGCGGTATTGCGATGGAACGTCTTGAGGCCCGTCTGGATCGTCTTGAGGACACCCACCGTTCAGTGATCGCCGCCGCATACGAAAACCTGGCGGGCACGAACCAAATCCACCGCGCAGTTCTGCGGATGATGGATGCCACTGAATTCGAAGCCTTTTTGCAGGATTTGTCCGGTGACGTTGCCGATACATTGCGTGTTGATGTGATGCGTCTGGTGTTGGAAAGCGAAGATGCCGAACCGAACGCCGCAGTCGCCAAAGTTGGCGAAGTTTTGCAGGTCGTGCCGGTCGGTGAGATCGACGAATATATCACCCATGGCCGCAACATGTCCGTGCGCCAAGTGACCCTGCGCCAAGTGACTGCAGACGACACTAGTCTGTTTGGCGACAAAGCCAGCTACATCCGGTCAGAAGCCTGTTTGAAACTTGATTTTGGACCGAACCGCTTGCCTGGCATGTTGGTGATGGGATCAGAAGATCCACATCAGTTCACCCCGCAGCAGGGCACCGATTTGCTGACATTCTTTGGTGGCGTGTTCGAACGCGCGATGCGCCGGTGGCTGGCCTGATTTCTCCAGCTCTGTCACATGCGCTTGCGGCGTGGTTGGACCACTGCCGCGCCCTGAACGATGCCGCCGACAATACGCTAAAAGCCTATCAAACCGACGTGATGGGTTTTCTGACTTTCATGACGCGGCACAACGGCGAGGCCCAAGGTCTTGGGCCACTTGCGAAGATCAGCGTCACGGACATGCGGGCGTGGATGGCGCATGAACGCAGCCGCGGTGTCGGTGCAAGATCACTGGCGCGTGCGCTATCGGCCGTCAAAACCTTCTATCGATGGCTTGCCGAACGCGAAGGTTTTGAACCAACAGCCGTGCTATCCACCCGCAGCCCGAAATTCACCAAGAAACTGCCGCGTCCTTTGGCGATTGATGCCGCCTCTGCGATGATCGATACCGTCGAATTGCAGGCCAAAGACAGTTGGGTCGCTGCGCGCGACATGGCCGTTGTGACGC
The Rhodobacteraceae bacterium S2214 genome window above contains:
- a CDS encoding DUF484 family protein; the protein is MTSIPLMDADIRAKIISDPEALLEDKDIMSALVAANEQTMGGNIVDLRGIAMERLEARLDRLEDTHRSVIAAAYENLAGTNQIHRAVLRMMDATEFEAFLQDLSGDVADTLRVDVMRLVLESEDAEPNAAVAKVGEVLQVVPVGEIDEYITHGRNMSVRQVTLRQVTADDTSLFGDKASYIRSEACLKLDFGPNRLPGMLVMGSEDPHQFTPQQGTDLLTFFGGVFERAMRRWLA
- a CDS encoding histidine phosphatase family protein: MVNEWRPTGRHFRLIGAKLVSAHIYLYRHAAVDFDNTERVAFRDFRALVDAYNAAPLVAFLPTQPTPRCDYIFTSSLRRSPDTAMEVFGFMDVNDPVFREAELPDLPALPFRAKPKTLFAISRVLWFLGRRKNCESRDRFFARVDRAAKLMIRATGENPCVALIGHGVLNHFMSRALRKHNFRSDKPLSRSYGHYTLFASV